A genomic segment from Rubrobacter tropicus encodes:
- a CDS encoding acyl-CoA dehydrogenase family protein, with the protein MDFGLGREQRELKDRATEFADREVAPRAAGLDLEDRVPFETLEKLSEMGFMGLCVPVEYGGAGLDFLSYCLLIEELSRADAGVGVTLAVHTSAGTLPILLFGTEEQKAKWVPPLARGERIGSFALTEPSTGSDAAAIETKSEKVEGGYRISGHKQWITNGRIAGTTILFARAPKGVTAFIVPMDAEGISFGKHAKKMGVISATTDDLLLDNVFVPEEDRLGEEGKGLGVALGTLDPGRIGIAAQAVGIAEAAFRYAAGYAARRTTFGKPIGEHQAIAFKLADMQTKIRAARLLVHEAAWMKDQGMRVTEAGARAKLYASQVANEVTNDALQVLGGYGYMKDESPVERYYRDARVTEIYEGTSEIQRLVISRAILREQNEPLEEPGGVEGSRTVVG; encoded by the coding sequence ATGGACTTCGGATTGGGCAGGGAGCAACGGGAGTTAAAGGATCGGGCGACGGAGTTCGCCGACCGGGAGGTAGCTCCGCGGGCCGCGGGGTTGGACTTGGAAGACAGGGTCCCGTTCGAAACGCTGGAAAAGCTCTCGGAGATGGGCTTCATGGGTCTCTGCGTGCCAGTGGAGTACGGCGGGGCAGGCCTGGACTTCCTCTCTTACTGCCTCCTGATCGAGGAACTCAGCCGGGCCGACGCCGGCGTCGGGGTAACGCTCGCGGTCCATACGAGCGCGGGAACTTTGCCGATCCTGCTCTTCGGCACGGAGGAACAGAAGGCGAAGTGGGTGCCGCCGCTCGCACGCGGCGAGAGGATCGGCTCCTTCGCCTTGACCGAGCCTTCGACGGGCTCCGACGCCGCCGCGATCGAGACGAAGTCAGAGAAGGTCGAGGGCGGGTACAGGATCAGCGGCCACAAACAGTGGATCACGAACGGCCGCATAGCCGGCACCACGATCCTCTTCGCCCGCGCCCCCAAAGGCGTTACCGCGTTCATAGTCCCGATGGACGCCGAAGGTATCTCTTTCGGCAAGCACGCGAAGAAGATGGGCGTCATCTCCGCTACCACAGACGACCTGCTGCTCGACAATGTCTTCGTGCCCGAGGAAGACCGGTTGGGAGAAGAAGGTAAGGGGCTGGGGGTGGCGCTTGGGACGCTGGACCCTGGCAGGATCGGGATAGCGGCCCAGGCGGTCGGTATCGCCGAGGCCGCCTTCAGGTACGCGGCGGGCTACGCCGCGAGGCGCACGACTTTCGGCAAGCCCATAGGGGAGCACCAGGCGATAGCTTTCAAGCTCGCGGACATGCAGACGAAGATCCGGGCCGCCAGGCTGCTGGTCCACGAGGCCGCGTGGATGAAGGACCAGGGGATGCGCGTAACCGAAGCGGGCGCCAGGGCGAAACTCTACGCTTCGCAGGTCGCGAACGAGGTGACGAACGACGCGTTGCAGGTACTTGGGGGGTACGGGTACATGAAGGACGAGAGCCCTGTCGAGAGGTATTACCGGGACGCCAGGGTTACGGAGATCTACGAGGGTACAAGTGAGATCCAACGCCTCGTCATCTCCCGCGCCATCCTGCGCGAGCAGAACGAGCCTCTGGAGGAACCGGGCGGGGTCGAAGGCTCGCGGACCGTCGTCGGGTGA
- a CDS encoding glycosyltransferase, translating into MLLVLGSAGWLAACGGWFRGVRRVPVLSDVGGQQDSLDEYPSVSVVLAARDEGAEVGEAVRSVLEQDYPGRLEVVAVDDRSTDRTGEIFTELAAEYPESLKPLRVDCLPEGWLGKNHALYLGAKQAEGEWLLFTDADVRFAPGCVGDAVRYALRERLDHLTLSPELISRGVALKSFVAAFVLVFEVTQRPWRAADPGAKEAVGVGSFNLLKREAYLASGTHRAIRLRPDDDMRLARMLKEAGFSQGVAYGTGSISVEWHRSLAGAVRGLEKSIFPGLDYRLSTALVASFVLFLINVAPFFGTLFARRPAVRAICFADVLAVVAMYVYGPRISGSKLSPLYAALHPFGAGALIYATLRSAAVTLARGGVEWRDTFYPLDLLKNAP; encoded by the coding sequence TTGCTTCTGGTCCTCGGTTCGGCGGGTTGGCTCGCGGCGTGCGGCGGGTGGTTTCGCGGCGTGCGGCGGGTGCCCGTGCTCAGCGATGTCGGGGGACAACAGGACTCTCTTGATGAATACCCGTCGGTCTCGGTGGTCCTGGCGGCGCGGGACGAGGGGGCGGAGGTGGGGGAGGCCGTGCGCTCTGTCCTGGAGCAGGACTACCCGGGACGGCTGGAGGTAGTGGCCGTTGACGACCGCTCGACCGACCGCACGGGCGAGATCTTCACCGAGCTCGCGGCCGAATATCCTGAAAGTCTCAAGCCGCTGCGGGTGGACTGTCTACCCGAAGGTTGGCTCGGAAAGAACCACGCGCTCTACCTCGGGGCAAAGCAGGCCGAAGGCGAGTGGCTGCTCTTCACGGACGCGGACGTCCGCTTCGCGCCAGGGTGCGTGGGCGACGCGGTCCGGTACGCCCTGCGGGAGAGACTCGACCACCTTACCCTCTCGCCGGAGCTGATCTCGCGCGGCGTGGCCTTGAAGAGCTTCGTGGCGGCCTTCGTGCTCGTCTTCGAGGTCACCCAAAGGCCGTGGCGGGCCGCGGACCCCGGGGCGAAGGAGGCCGTCGGCGTGGGGTCTTTCAACCTGCTGAAGCGCGAAGCCTACCTTGCGTCCGGGACCCACCGGGCCATCCGTCTGCGCCCCGACGACGACATGAGGCTGGCCCGGATGCTCAAGGAGGCAGGGTTCTCCCAGGGCGTCGCCTACGGCACCGGGTCCATCAGCGTCGAGTGGCACCGGAGCCTCGCCGGCGCCGTCCGGGGACTAGAGAAGAGCATCTTTCCCGGACTGGACTACAGGCTATCGACGGCCCTGGTGGCATCCTTTGTGCTCTTCCTGATCAACGTGGCGCCTTTCTTCGGGACGCTCTTCGCGCGCCGCCCGGCCGTGAGGGCGATCTGCTTTGCCGACGTGCTGGCCGTGGTTGCCATGTACGTTTACGGGCCGAGGATCTCAGGCTCGAAGCTCTCGCCCCTCTACGCGGCGCTCCATCCCTTCGGGGCCGGCGCCCTTATCTACGCCACGCTCAGGTCTGCCGCCGTGACGCTGGCGAGGGGCGGCGTCGAGTGGCGGGACACCTTCTATCCCCTGGACCTCCTGAAGAACGCCCCGTAA